A part of Leishmania infantum JPCM5 genome chromosome 13 genomic DNA contains:
- a CDS encoding phosphoprotein phosphatase-like protein, translating to METSLPFAISRQAKEGGDSVGKVHVLRPACCDTSAITSGARGAIAAGKGSSNTNGDASLNVARVVTGSVEYYLTDRSPHIQGIHSPVSSTYSSNKPATNACATPSGCIGVPVPGAPQEAVPTVNSPSVPATSANGRLKVSSLLGNMNTDPCHADAADSWATSNCLLKTLDNSGKGISPLLLAPGNNPQGCGAGPRLRISESSSTIADDLENDKPLLSSTGKGSGEKRFFGATPRSGEFLPLIEWLLRRGERGDVGAPTASQKDGDEYTQASFFNEDYIMKLCAAATAVLVKEPTLLELEVVAHDTLVVVGDIHGQFQDLYTSVLCQQYDRRRCNPDGRDRRFLFMGDYVDRGPHSLEVVLLLLALKVEYPTLVYLTRGNHEEEKTSRVYGFLTEATSSLGAAAGTAVWSAVNKVFLDLPLAAIVQTLYMRFFVTHGGLSPVLQNVEDIASIDRRAYGTGDLSKEAHDIVDGLLWSDPCIGTGLFSVSSRGCGWDFGPAASSDFCSRNKLNFVCRAHQVAMDGYFWTHNDRVVTVFSAPNYCGINNNRGAVMVVSGEANKPSFEQYDSCDERDCTYLDSCFPHSSFFY from the coding sequence ATGGAAACGTCTCTGCCGTTCGCCATCTCGCGTCAGGCTAAAGAGGGAGGCGACTCGGTAGGCAAAGTGCACGTCTTGCGTCCCGCGTGCTGCGACACCTCAGCCATTACCTCcggcgctcgcggcgcaATCGCGGCAGGGaaaggcagcagcaacaccaaTGGCGACGCGTCTCTGAACGTCGCTCGTGTCGTGACGGGGAGCGTGGAGTACTACCTGACCGATCGTAGCCCCCACATCCAGGGCATCCATTCCCCTGTCTCGTCGACGtacagcagcaacaagcCCGCGACTAacgcctgcgccacccctAGTGGCTGTATCGGGGTACCGGTGCCTGGTGCACCGCAGGAAGCTGTACCCACTGTGAACTCGCCGTCAGTGCCGGCCACCAGTGCCAACGGTCGCCTTAAGGTCTCAAGCCTCCTTGGCAACATGAACACTGATCCATGCcacgctgacgccgccgacTCGTGGGCCACCTCCAACTGCCTCCTGAAGACGTTAGACAACTCCGGCAAGGGGATTTCTCCACTCTTGCTCGCACCTGGGAACAACCCCCaaggctgcggcgccggccccCGGCTGCGAATCTCGGAGAGCTCGTCGACGATCGCTGACGACCTGGAGAACGATAAGCCGCTTCTCTCCAGCACCGGCAAAGGGAGTGGCGAGAAGCGCTTCTTCGGTGCGACGCCACGCAGCGGAGAGTTTTTGCCGCTGATCgagtggctgctgcgccgtggcgagcGCGGTGACGTCGGTGCCCCGACGGCATCGCAgaaggacggcgacgagTACACGCAGGCGAGCTTCTTCAACGAGGACTACATCATGAAgctgtgcgctgcggcgacggcggtgctaGTGAAGGAGCCaacgctgctggagctggaggTGGTAGCGCACGAcacgctggtggtggtgggcgacATCCACGGCCAGTTCCAGGACCTCTACACGAGCGTGCTCTGCCAGCAGTACgaccggcgccggtgcaaCCCCGACGGACGCGACCGCCGCTTCCTGTTCATGGGTGACTACGTGGACCGCGGCCCGCACAGcctggaggtggtgctgctgctgctggcactGAAGGTGGAATACCCGACGCTAGTTTACCTGACGCGTGGCAaccacgaggaggagaagacgTCGCGCGTGTACGGCTTCTTGACGGAGGCGACGTCGTCGCtgggcgccgcggccgggACGGCGGTGTGGAGCGCCGTGAACAAGGTGTTCCTCGACCTACCGCTGGCCGCGATTGTGCAGACACTGTACATGCGCTTCTTTGTGACGCACGGCGGCCTCTCGCCGGTTTTGCAGAATGTGGAGGATATCGCGAGCATTGATCGCCGCGCATATGGCACCGGGGATCTGTCGAAGGAGGCGCACGATATTGTAGATGGCCTTCTCTGGTCCGACCCGTGCATCGGCACGGGCTTATTCTCTGTTAGCTCGCGAGGGTGCGGGTGGGACTTTGGCCCTGCTGCGTCGAGCGACTTCTGCAGCAGAAACAAGCTCAACTTCGTTTGCCGCGCGCACCAGGTGGCGATGGACGGGTACTTCTGGACGCACAACGACCGCGTCGTGACAGTCTTTTCCGCACCGAATTACTGCGGCATCAACAATAACCGTGGTGCCGTCATGGTAGTGTCAGGAGAGGCGAACAAGCCGTCCTTTGAGCAGTACGACAGCTGCGATGAGAGGGACTGTACGTATCTGGACTCGTGCTTTCCACACTCCTCTTTCTTCTACTAG
- a CDS encoding putative ras-like small GTPases, whose protein sequence is MILPRYACAHADMDQKQMQKLLLMGPGGAGKTCMRSIIFDNYLPRDALRLGITISLDQSQVHILRNLFLNLWDCGGQHRYVTEYLNRQKEYIFRYVGVMLFVFDINSMCRDSHGGIGGPGGVGGEGSSATTDWKLPEMLEYFREAMRFIRQYSPKAKVFVLLHKIDLIHKDVREEIFQARKQEILNCIDSGDGMDIEFFGTSIWSDSLYLAYSSVVRSLVPHRDVLVETMRGIAMACDAAEVALYERSTFLCLTHINRKATDDGSKALFLQGDGELRTTEVSETVKHFKLSCMNNTTSLGGLSIATETFTALLCPFTECTHVLVVSVDPKVNVELHRLNVNAARRRFEQFLDSDEPTACAMREVL, encoded by the coding sequence ATGATTCTTCCGCGCTACGCATGTGCGCACGCAGATATGGATCAGAAGCAGATGCAGAAGCTGCTCCTTATGGGGCCTGGCGGAGCCGGAAAGACGTGCATGCGCAGCATCATTTTCGATAACTACCTCCCTCGCGACGCGCTGCGACTCGGCATCACCATCTCGCTCGATCAGAGCCAGGTGCACATATTGCGCAACCTCTTTTTGAACCTGTGGGACTGCGGCGGCCAGCACCGCTACGTCACGGAGTACTTGAATCGCCAGAAGGAGTACATCTTCCGCTACGTCGGCGTCATGCTCTTTGTGTTTGATATCAACAGCATGTGCCGTGACAGCCACGGCGGGATCGGCGGCCCTGGTGGCGTTGgtggcgagggcagcagcgccacgacgGATTGGAAGCTGCCGGAGATGCTGGAGTACTTCCGCGAGGCAATGCGTTTTATTCGCCAATACAGCCCCAAGGCAAAGGTGTTCGTGCTCCTGCACAAGATCGACCTCATCCACAAGGACGTCCGCGAAGAGATTTTCCAGGCACGCAAGCAAGAGATTCTGAACTGCATCGACTCTGGCGACGGCATGGACATCGAGTTCTTCGGCACCAGCATTTGGTCGGATTCGCTTTACCTGGCCTACAGCTCGGTGGTGCGCTCGCTAGTGCCGCACCGCGACGTGCTGGTGGAGACGATGCGCGGCATCGCGATGGcgtgcgacgccgccgaggtggcgTTGTACGAGCGGAGCACCTTTCTATGCCTGACACACATCAACCGCAAGGCCACCGACGATGGCTCCAAGGCGCTGTTTCTGCAGGGCGACGGGGAGCTGCGCACGACAGAGGTGAGCGAGACGGTGAAGCACTTCAAGCTGAGCTGCATGAACAACACGACCAGTCTTGGCGGACTGAGCATCGCTACAGAGACGTTCACGGCGCTCTTGTGCCCGTTTACGGAGTGCACGCACGTGCTGGTCGTGTCGGTAGACCCGAAAGTGAACGTGGAGCTGCATCGCCTCAACGTGAACGCCGCACGACGACGTTTTGAGCAGTTCCTGGACTCTGACGAGCCCACCGCGTGTGCAATGCGCGAAGTTCTGTAA